The Sesamum indicum cultivar Zhongzhi No. 13 linkage group LG6, S_indicum_v1.0, whole genome shotgun sequence genome has a segment encoding these proteins:
- the LOC105164463 gene encoding uncharacterized protein LOC105164463 — protein sequence MIGAVCGNLYLDTEYANQLLQDVALSPPNILAEALPTGLKVSNLSDYDGTRDPQEHLDKFYAKIDWYDLSDAAYCKVFHTTLSERALAWFNQLLVGTISNLEQLVQRFLHHFSMNKKVLKTAASLFTISEREGETLRYYIQRFMDAVHEVPQVNHELLASIIQQNLLPRRFKESIVGKPPSTMEDLLVRTQKYIWIEESNAWDPSFSGKRKGREEENEPTKKEERKHVPPAGFAHYTPLNALRGEILMVAEQQRLISQWLAKMKDNPKRLKSDKYCRFHLDRGHTTEECHHLKNEIEKLI from the exons atgattggcgccgtctgtgggaacctTTATCTCGACACTGAGTATGCAAACCAG CTCCTCCAAGACGTAGCCCTTTCGCCCCCAAACATTCTAGCCGAAGCGCTCCCTACAGGCCTCAAGGTCTCGAATCTATCGGACTATGATGGAACGAGAGACCCACAAGAACACTTAGACAAATTTTATGCCAAGATTGATTGGTACGATTTGAGTGACGCCGCTTACTGCAAGGTCTTCCACACTACGCTGTCGGAACGTGCATTAGCCTGGTTCAACCAACTGCTCGTTGGAACTATTTCTAACCTTGAGCAGTTGGTTCAACGTTTCTTGCATCACTTCTCCATGAACAAAAAAGTTCTGAAAACGGCTGCATCTCTATTCACCATTAGCGAAAGGGAGGGCGAAACTTTGAGATACTACATCCAAAGATTTATGGACGCAGTGCATGAAGTTCCCCAGGTTAATCATGAGTTGTTGGCAAGTATTATCCAACAAAACCTGCTACCAAGAAGATTCAAGGAGTCCATAGTCGGCAAGCCCCCTAGCACTATGGAAGATTTGCTCGTGCGCACCCAGAAATACATCTGGATTGAGGAGTCTAATGCTTGGGATCCTTCCTTTAGCGGCAAAAGGAAGGGTCGGGAAGAGGAAAATGAGCCGACAAAGAAAGAGGAACGCAAGCATGTACCTCCGGCGGGGTTTGCTCACTATACCCCCTTGAACGCTCTTAGAGGGGAGATATTAATGGTGGCGGAACAACAAAGGCTAATCAGTCAATGGCTGgcaaagatgaaagataaccCCAAGAGACTTAAATCCGATAAGTACTGTCGTTTTCACCTGGACAGGGGACACACGACGGAGGAATGCCATCACCTGAagaatgagatagaaaaattgatctAG
- the LOC105164409 gene encoding uncharacterized protein LOC105164409, whose translation MALGSAFLEILQRPTIWDVLFELMVFMAPIWIAVVVGVLVGWAWKPKWANLNVEFLDSTAKGGESNNKSRMVLPQFSASMPSLSSLKLQVPTCISWISDGFEKDNSSLPSISSPDYSSSKSENEKSSLVNEDDLRHLHRLVEEKDGGPAWIQMMDRSIPNMSYQAWRRDPETGPPQYRSRTVYEDANPEMLRDFFWDDEFRLKWDDMLIHAETLDDCSTTGTMVVHWVRKFPFFCSDREYIIGRRIWASGRTYYCVTKGVPCSSVPRRNKPRRVDLYYSSWCIRPAESKRDRRLTACEVLLFHHEDMGIPWEIAKLGVRQGMWGAVKKIDPGLRSYQKHRASGSPLSHCGFMAQINTKVSPELLESQESTSSASEVEPIGSADKPSGRGIPKMLVVGGAIALACTIDRGLLTKAVIFGVARRFANMGRRL comes from the exons ATGGCTTTGGGTTCCGCTTTTCTTGAGATTTTACAAAGACCCACAATTTGGGACGTGTTGTTTGAGCTAATGGTGTTCATGGCTCCCATCTGGATAGCTGTTGTTGTTGGCGTTTTGGTGGGCTGGGCATGGAAACCTAAATGGGCTAATCTGAATGTTGAGTTTCTTGATTCTACGGCAAAGGGAGGCGAGTCAAACAACAAATCAAGAATGGTTCTCCCACAGTTCTCTGCCTCCATGCCAAGCCTGAGCTCGTTGAAACTGCAAGTTCCCACGTGCATTTCTTGGATTTCTGACGGGTTTGAGAAGGATAATTCATCCTTGCCTTCAATTTCAAGCCCTGATTACAG CTCTTCGAAGTCGGAGAACGAGAAATCAAGTCTTGTGAATGAGGATGATCTCAGACATTTGCATAGATtagttgaagaaaaagatgGAGGCCCTGCTTGGATCCAGATGATGGATAGGTCTATACCCAATATGAGCTATCAAGCTTGGAGAAGAGACCCTGAG ACCGGACCGCCACAATATCGCAGTAGGACTGTTTATGAAGATGCCAATCCTGAAATGCTGAGGGATTTCTTTTGGGATGATGAATTTAGATTAAAATGGGATGATATGCTTATACACGCAGAGACTTTGGATGACTGCTCCACCACTGGGACAATGGTGGTTCATTGGGTACGAAAG TTTCCCTTCTTTTGTAGTGACAGAGAATACATCATAGGCCGTCGAATTTGGGCGTCTGGACGAACATATTATTGTGTAACAAAG GGTGTGCCTTGCTCCTCTGTGCCACGCCGCAACAAACCAAGACGGGTTGATTTGTACTATTCTAGTTGGTGCATACGACCAG CTGAGTCAAAGAGAGACAGACGATTGACCGCTTGCGAGGTGCTGCTCTTCCACCACGAAGACATGGGTATTCCTTGGGAAATCGCAAAACTTGGTGTGCGGCAAGGCATGTGGGGTGCTGTCAAGAAGATTGACCCTGGCTTGCGTTCCTATCAGAAGCACCGAGCTTCAGGATCACCGCTTTCCCACTGTGGTTTCATGGCTCAAATTAACACTAAAGTCAGCCCTGAGTTGCTGGAATCACAGGAGAGTACAAGCAGTGCATCAGAAGTAGAGCCTATAGGATCAGCAGATAAGCCATCAGGAAGAGGCATACCGAAGATGCTGGTTGTCGGTGGGGCTATTGCCCTTGCATGCACTATCGATCGAGGGCTCTTGACAAAGGCCGTTATATTTGGAGTTGCGCGAAGGTTTGCAAACATGGGAAGGAGGTTGTGA